The following DNA comes from Luteolibacter flavescens.
GCCCGGCGCCGGATGGGGTGAGGATTCGATTCCGCCCGGTGGCGGAGGCATCAGACGATGCTCGATGAGCCGGGGACCGGGGACGGATACATGCCGTCGGGACCCGCTTTCGGGCCGGGGTCCGCATCCCAGGCGAGGACCTTCGGCATGGTATCGACGGAGGAATTCAGCGCCTGCTCCCAGGTCACCTCGTGGCCGGTGTAGCAGGCCATGCGGCCCATGATGGCGGTGAGGGTGCTCTCCGCGGTGTGGTAGGCGTCATTGTGCGCCACGCCCTTGCGGATGAAGTCATAGAGGCGGTCGTGCTCGGTCTGGTAGGGGTTGTTGTCCTGGCCGCGGAAGCGCCACACCACCTTGCCGGAGCGGTCCTTGATCATGCCGGGATAGGCGGAGCCCTTCGTGCCGGTGATGGTCTCGCTGATGCGCGAGGCCACGCCGTTCCAGTGGCGACTCTGCGAATTCATCATCGTGCCGTCCTCGTAGGTGTACTCGACGTAGAAGTGGTCGTAGATCTCGCCGAATTGCTTGCCCACGCGCTGGGTGCGGCCGCCCATGCCGAGCGCCTTCACCGGGTGCTTGCCGCCCTTGAACCAATTGCTGACGTCGAGATTGTGGACGTGCTGCTCGCAGATGTGGTCGCCGCAGATCCAGTTGAAGTAATACCAGTTCCGCATCTGGTATTCCATCTCGCTCATGCCGGGAGAGCGGTCCTTTACCCACACGCCGTTGCCGACCCAATAGACCTGCGAGGCCACGAAGTCACCGATGGCTCCGTCCTGCACCTGCTTCAGCGTTTCGAGGTAGCTCTCCTGATAGCGACGCTGGAGGCCGCAGACCACCTTCAGCTTCTTCGCGTCGGCTTGCTTCGCGGCCTCCAGGACCTTGCGGATGCCGGGGCCATCGACGGCGACGGGCTTCTCCATGAAAACGTGCTTCCCCTTCTCCACCGCATACTCGAAGTGCGCGGGGCGGAAGCCGGGCGGCGTGCAGAGCAGCACCACGTCCGCGGCATCGATCGCCGCCTTGTAGCCTTCGAATCCCACGAAACGCCGCTCCTTCGGCACGTCCACGCGGTCGCCATACTGCTGCTTCAGCCCTTCATGCGCGGCGTCGATATTGTCCGGAAATGCGTCCGCCATCGCGACGAGGCGGGTGCCGGGCACATTCAGCGATTGCGCGGCGGCACCGCTGCCACGACCGCCGCAGCCGACGAGCGCGATCTTCAGCTCCTCCCCTGCCCCACCCTGCGCGCGCAGGATGCCCGGCATGGCGGTGGCGGCAGTAATGAGGGCGCCGGACTTCAGGAAGCCGCGGCGGTCGGCGAGGATGGATTTTTCGGTCATGGTCGTATGCGAGTTTCGTTGCAGGCCACGGACAAAATCCGCACCCGGGGAATACCCGGATACGACCCCGGGAGACCCGATTTCTCGACAAATGTGACCAAGCCGCGGCATCGCCCGCGGGGGCGACGCGCCTGTCAGGCCTCGCGGCTGATGACCTTCGAGCCGCGCTTCAGCACGGCCTCCATCAGGTCGGCATTCGGATCCACGAAGGCCGGGTCGTGATTCTTCGCGTAGTTGAAGACATGCTTGTGGAGATACTCGAAGTAGGTCTCCCGCTCTTCCTTCTTCAGGCGATACCAGACGGCGATATTCAGCGCGCGGGTGGTCTTCTGCATCATGTGCAGCGTCAGCGTCCGGCCGCTGCGGGCACGCTGGACCTGCTTGTGGGTGAGCTGCTCGGGGGAGGCATCCACGAGGTCGTGGTTGCCCAGGCCCCATGCCGTCATCATCCCGTCCAGCGGCTGCGTGCCGTGCTCGCGTTCTTCGTTCACGCGCCGGGTGTAGCACGCATCGCGCGGAGGGAAACCGTTATTATCGACTGCGCGTCAGGCATCTTTCTCCAGTGCCTTGATGCGCTCGACGAGCTTTGGCAACTGGCGGACGAGCGCGCGGGACCGCTGCTCGTCCATGTAGGGGCGAGCGGGATTTCCCCCGTAGGTCTTGCCACCCTCGACATCGGCCGTGACTCCGGTGCGGGCGGCCAGGATGGCCTTCGCGCCGACCTTCACATGCCCGGCGACCCCGCTCTGCGCGGCGACGACCACGTAGTCACCCATCCGCGAACTGCCGGCCACGCCGCTCTGGGACACCAGCAGGCAGTGCTTGCCGACCTGCACATTGTGCGCGACCTGCACGAGATTGTCGATTTTCGTCCCCTGACCGATGACCGTGCGGCCGAAGCGGGCGCGGTCGATGGTGGTATTCGCACCGATCTCGACGTCATCCTGCACCTCCACGATGCCGACCTGATCGACCTTCACGTGGCGGCCATCGACCACCTCGTAGCCGTAGCCATCCGAGCCGATCACGGCACCCGGCTGGAGGATCACGCGGTCGCCGATGAGGCAGCGCTCGCGGATCGAGACATTCGCATGGAAGAGACAGTCGCGACCGACCTTCACCTGCTCGCCCACCACCACATTCGGCCCGATCTCGCTGCCATCGCCGATCTCAGCTCCGGCCATGATCACGGCTCCGGCGTGGATGCGGACCTTCGCGGGATCGAGCTTCGCCGACTCATCGACGATCGCCCGGGGATGGATGCCCGGCGTGAAGACGCGCGCCGTGGCAGCGACGAAATGCTTCACCGCCAAGCCAAAGGCGTAGGAGGGATTCTCGGCGGCGATCAGGGCGCTCGCTTCCGGGCCCTCGGTCACACCCCGGGGAACGATCACCGCGCCGGCCCGGGTGGCCAGGTATTGGGCGCGGTATTTCTCATTACCCAGAAAGGACAGCTCGGCTGCGCCGGCCTCATCCAGGGCCGCGATGCCGTCTATCAAAAGATCAGGCCCGCCCCGGACGATGTCACCATCGACGAGGCGGGCCAGTTCGGAAAGGGTCAGTGCCACGGGAAGCGCGGGATCACTCGCCAGCAGGGGTCTCTTCAGGGGACGGGGCGCTTTCGGCCGGTGCGTCCTTGTTGAGCTCCTTCAGCAGCACCGCGGTGATGTCGGTCGCGTCCTTCGTGTAGAGGAAGAAGGGAACCTGCGAGGTGCTGAGACCGGACTTGTCGAAGACGTAGTCGTAGTCCTCGGCCTTGGCCTTTTCTTCCACCAGCTTGCGGATCTCCTCGAGGATACCCTTCATGCGCTGGACCATCTTCTGGTTCAGCGTCTCGGTGCGGCGCTGGAGGTACTCGCGGCGCTCGCGGTCGAGTGCGGTGCCTTCCTGCTGCTTCACGCCCCACTCGATGGAGAGCGACTCCTTTTTCGACTGGGCGATGGTGGGGTCTTCCAGTTGCTTGCGCATGGTCTGGAGCTGGGTGTCCAGCTCGCGGATCGTGGCGAGGCGGTCGTTGTTGTCCTTCTGGATCCGCAGGCGCTCCACGTTGATCTCCTTCTGAGCCTCGTTGGTGCGGTGATACTCCTTGAAGACCTGCTGCATGTCGACGGTGGCGATCTTCAGCTTGCCTTCCTGAGCCGCGGCGGTCGCGCAGAGGGCGACGGCAGCGACGAGGGCGGAGATTCGGCGGATGATGGTCATGAAATGAATGGGGTTCCCCTTGGGATGTGGCGGAGGCTGCACCGATTTTTCCGCAGCGTCAACGCCCCATCCGCGGAAGGACAGGCAGATGAAGGAGCCGCGCATGGGGGATTGCGGGATGCCCTCCGCCGCGCCAGCCTCCGGCCATGCGCCAAGCCGCCACGACCGTAGAACTGCGCCGCGAGATCGCCACCCTGCCCCGCCCGCTGGTGCTGGTCCCCACGATGGGCGCGCTGCACGAGGGCCATCTGGCGCTGGTCCGCCGCGCCCGGGAGGCGGCCGGCCCCGAGGGCACCGTGGCGGTGTCCATCTTTGTGAATCCCATCCAATTCGACCGGCCCGGCGACCTGGCTGCCTACCCGCAGCCGCTGGCCGATGACCTGGCGAAATGCGAGGCGGAGGGCGTTGACCTGGTTTTCACACCGGCGGCGGACGGGATGTATTTCCCGGACCGCTCGATCACCGTGACGGAATCTCTGCTCTCCCGGCACCTCTGCGGGGCGACCCGCCCGGGACACTTCGATGGCGTCTGCACGGTGGTGCTGAAGCTCTTCAATCTCTTCCAATGCGACGCCGCCGTCTTCGGCGAAAAGGACGTGCAGCAACTCGCCATCCTCCGCCGCATGGCGCGCGACCTGGACGTGCCCGTGGAAATCATCGGCTACCCCACGGTGCGGGAGCCGGATGGACTGGCGATGTCCTCGCGGAATGTCCGCCTCACCCCGGAGCACCGCGCCGATGCCCCGCGAATCCGCCGTGCCCTCGAGGGTGCGCTGTCTCTCCTCCAATTCGGCGAGCGCGCCGCAGCCCCCTTCCTCGCCGCCGCCCGGAAGCATCTGGAGGAGTCGCTCTTCCTGCGGATCGACTACCTTGAGCTGGTGGACGCGGAGACACTGCAGCCCGTGGGACACATCAAACGCCCGACCGTGCTGGCCACCGCCGTCTTCTACGGGGAAGTGCGGTTGATCGACCACGTCACGCTGCTGCCGTGAGCGCCGCAGGGAGTCATCATTCCTCCCGCTTGCCGCGCATCGAGTCCATCATCTGGCGATGGGAGCGCTCCTGGTTGAAGAGGTAGCTGTTTTTGTCGGCCTCGCTATAGGTGAATTCCAGCAGGCGCAATTTCCGGAGAATCCCCACGACAAGGATGAATATCGCGGGAACGACAACCCCCGCGTAAATCAGGATTCTGAAAACGAAGGACCAAGACTCCTCGCCGTAAAACATCAGGCCCGCGAAGCCCCCGAGCAAACACAGGGGCCCCAGCGCGAAGGCGCGCCTCCAGATGGTGTAGCGGAGAGATATCATGGAGCGGTCGGATCACGCTCACACGTTCAGGGGCGGTGGTGCGAGCCACAAAAAAGCCGCCCGGCTTTCACCGGGCGGCCTGTGGTCAACCTACAGTAATGAACCGCGCGCTCACGGAGCGGTGGCGATGTCCACGCGGAGGCGGGCGAAGAGCTTGCCGCCCGTGGCCAGGGTGCGCGGAATCTTCACCGTGACGGCGTCTGGGACTGTCAGGCTGCTTTCCTCGATTATCACGCCATTCACGCCACCCTCTGCCTCGGTCCAGCCATTGGCCGCCAGCGATGTGCTGTATTGGACGTATGGATTATAGGATGCGGAGGCATCGGTGCGGCGATACACGAAGCTGAGGAAGCTGGCGTCGTAGCCTGCCTCTCCGGCCTTGAGGATGCGCGGCAGCTTGTCGAAATCCGGAGCCGATCCGGGAGCAGGATTGCCACCGATGACGAATTCGATGCCGTTCGGAATGCCATCCCCGTCCGAGTCGGCATCGGGACCGGCACCCACGATGCCATTGGCGCTTTCAAAGGCGGCATAGTCGTCGGTCGAGGTGCCCAGCGTCAGCACGCCGGTGCTCTCCGTGAAGGTCCAGGTATTTC
Coding sequences within:
- a CDS encoding OmpH family outer membrane protein — translated: MTIIRRISALVAAVALCATAAAQEGKLKIATVDMQQVFKEYHRTNEAQKEINVERLRIQKDNNDRLATIRELDTQLQTMRKQLEDPTIAQSKKESLSIEWGVKQQEGTALDRERREYLQRRTETLNQKMVQRMKGILEEIRKLVEEKAKAEDYDYVFDKSGLSTSQVPFFLYTKDATDITAVLLKELNKDAPAESAPSPEETPAGE
- the panC gene encoding pantoate--beta-alanine ligase, yielding MRQAATTVELRREIATLPRPLVLVPTMGALHEGHLALVRRAREAAGPEGTVAVSIFVNPIQFDRPGDLAAYPQPLADDLAKCEAEGVDLVFTPAADGMYFPDRSITVTESLLSRHLCGATRPGHFDGVCTVVLKLFNLFQCDAAVFGEKDVQQLAILRRMARDLDVPVEIIGYPTVREPDGLAMSSRNVRLTPEHRADAPRIRRALEGALSLLQFGERAAAPFLAAARKHLEESLFLRIDYLELVDAETLQPVGHIKRPTVLATAVFYGEVRLIDHVTLLP
- a CDS encoding Gfo/Idh/MocA family protein; this encodes MTEKSILADRRGFLKSGALITAATAMPGILRAQGGAGEELKIALVGCGGRGSGAAAQSLNVPGTRLVAMADAFPDNIDAAHEGLKQQYGDRVDVPKERRFVGFEGYKAAIDAADVVLLCTPPGFRPAHFEYAVEKGKHVFMEKPVAVDGPGIRKVLEAAKQADAKKLKVVCGLQRRYQESYLETLKQVQDGAIGDFVASQVYWVGNGVWVKDRSPGMSEMEYQMRNWYYFNWICGDHICEQHVHNLDVSNWFKGGKHPVKALGMGGRTQRVGKQFGEIYDHFYVEYTYEDGTMMNSQSRHWNGVASRISETITGTKGSAYPGMIKDRSGKVVWRFRGQDNNPYQTEHDRLYDFIRKGVAHNDAYHTAESTLTAIMGRMACYTGHEVTWEQALNSSVDTMPKVLAWDADPGPKAGPDGMYPSPVPGSSSIV
- the lpxD gene encoding UDP-3-O-(3-hydroxymyristoyl)glucosamine N-acyltransferase → MALTLSELARLVDGDIVRGGPDLLIDGIAALDEAGAAELSFLGNEKYRAQYLATRAGAVIVPRGVTEGPEASALIAAENPSYAFGLAVKHFVAATARVFTPGIHPRAIVDESAKLDPAKVRIHAGAVIMAGAEIGDGSEIGPNVVVGEQVKVGRDCLFHANVSIRERCLIGDRVILQPGAVIGSDGYGYEVVDGRHVKVDQVGIVEVQDDVEIGANTTIDRARFGRTVIGQGTKIDNLVQVAHNVQVGKHCLLVSQSGVAGSSRMGDYVVVAAQSGVAGHVKVGAKAILAARTGVTADVEGGKTYGGNPARPYMDEQRSRALVRQLPKLVERIKALEKDA